From Candidatus Margulisiibacteriota bacterium:
AGAAGCTGTGAAAATAGATAAACCTATTTATTCACCTATAAGTGTTGTCCTGACAATTGAGAATAAACAATTTATGTTGTTGTTTAGTAACAATTAAGTAAAGGGAGGCTTAAGCCTCCCTTTACTTTTAGAAATTAATGTCTGAAGTGTTTCTCAACTTTATTAAATTCCTGCCAAATGCCATCAGGTATATGCCCTTCAAACTGGTTGAAGAACTTTTCCACATCCTGTAGTTCCGCCTGCCATTCATTTTTGTTGATCTCAAAAATTTTTTCCATTTTTTCTTCAGGAATATTCAGGCCTTTCAGGTCCAGGTCTTTAATATTAGGAATAAGCCCTATTGGTGTTTCATTCGCCTGCACTTTATTATCAATCCTGTCCAATATCCATTTCAAAACGCGCATATTATCACCGAAACCCGGCCAAATATATTTGCCGTCATCATCGGTCCTGAACCAGTTAACAGTGTAAATTTTGGGAGGATTGGTCAGTTTTTTACCAACCTTCAACCAATGATTAAAATAATCTCCCATGTTATAGCCACAAAAAGGTATCATAGCCATTGGGTCTCTTCTTAATTGACCTTCTTTATGAGTTGCGGCCGCTGTAGTTTCTGAGCCTGTTCTTGCACCCAGGAAAACACCATGCTGCCAGTCAAAAGCCTCGAGCACCAAAGGAATAAGCTTAGCCCTTCTTCCTCCTAATATAATCGCGGATATAGGAACGCCGTGGGGATTGTCTGCTTCCGTAGAAAGCGTGGGACAATTATAAATGGAAGCTGTAAACCTGGAATTGGGATGAGCTGCTTTGGTATTTAAAGACTTATCCCAGGGTTTACCTTGCCAATCAATCATGTTTTTTGGCATTTCGCCATCCAAACCTTCCCACCATGGTTCATTTTTATCAATATCTATAGCGGTATTGGTATATAAAGTCGGGAAATATTTGTCGGCTTTCAATGTTCTCATCATGTTAGGATTGGTCTTCATGGAAGTACCAGGAGCAACGCCAAAAAATCCTGATTCCGGATTTATGGCGTAAAGCCTTCCGTCTGGCCCTACGTTCAACCAAGCTATATCATCGCCTAATGTCCAGATTTTATAACCGGGCAAAGCTGATTGCAGCATGGCCAGATTTGTCTTGCCACAAGCTGAGGGCATGGCCGCTGTTATATAGGTTACTTTGCCTTGCGGGTCTTCAATGCCCATTACCACCATATGTTCTGCCAGCCAGCCTTCTTTGTAGCCCTGCCAGGAAGCTATTCTCAATGAAAAACACTTTTTACCCAGAAGTGCATTACCCCCGTAACCCGATCCTATGCTCCACACAAACTGTTCATCAGGAAAATGCATGATAAATCTTTTATTGGGGTCGAAATCGCCAACCGAATGTAACCCTTTAACAAATTTATCTGAATTCCCTATCTTGTCCAGAATTTGCTTACCCATGCGAGTCATTATCCTCATGCTCACCGCAACATAGCTCACATCGGTCAGCTGTACACACATCTTGGCATAAGGTGAATCCGGGTGGCCCATCATATAGGGCATAACATACATGGTCTTACCGCGCATGCAACCATCGGAAAGCTGGGTCATCATTTCTTTGGCCTCTGCGGGATCCATCCAGTTGTTGTTAGGCCCGGCTATATCTTTATTCTTATGACAAACAAATGTCAGATGTTCGGTACGGGCTACATCTGTCGGATGACTTTTATGATAATATGAATTTGGCCAGCTTTTCTGGTTAAGTTCACGAAAAATAGGTGTATCTCCAATTTTTTCCTCTTTTATTCCAATTTCAATGAGTTTCCGTGCTTCTTCTTCTGAACCGTCGCACCAGTAAATCTTATCCGGCTTGGTTAAAATTGCCTGCTCCTCTACCCATTTCTCCAACGGTGTTGCCATTATTGCTCCTCCTTAATTTAATAGATTTCGCCAACACTTATTTCTTCAAGTGTCCCGCTATCAGTTAATAATATTAATTCTCCATTATCGGTGAGACTTTGAGCTATTCCGCTCTTTATATCTTCACCACATTTTACATTAACTTTTTCTCCTATAAAAGAACTTTTTTTAATATATTCCTTTTTAATAATCGGAAACCCGGTTTCACAATATTTGTCATAGCATTCAAAAAATTTATTGAGAAAGCTTGTAATAAAAAAATCCCTGTTAACCTCTTTTCCCTGGAGCAGATTAAGAGAGGTGGCCGAACGATTTATCCTTTTGGGGAACTCTTGCGGCATATTCAGGTTCACCCCTATGCCCATTACCAAGCCTAAAAATTGCTGTCCGCTAAAAGATGACTCGGCAAGTATGCCGGCAATTTTCTGCCCTTTTACCAATATATCATTTGGCCACTTGATGTTTGCTCGCACTTTGTACTCTTCAAGAGTGCGACAAATTATAATCGCTGTAAAATGGGACAGTGCGCTGATAATAAAACGGTTTGTATCTTTTGGCTTTAAAATTATAGACAGGTAAACATTGCCTGGTATATCGGAAAACCACTCACGGTTGAACCTGCCCCGACCGGCGGTCTGTTTATCAGCGACAACAACCTGTTTGTCCGAGAGTTTCGCCAAATTTTGCAAGGCATATGTATTAGTAGAAGGAAGTTCCTTGAAGCTCTGCAAAGAGTACATTATAAAAGTTATTTTACTTTAAAGCCGGTTTGATAACAATAAAGTTAAAAAATCCAGGTTATTCAACATCAATATTGAAAAGAGCTCTGATATATACCTGCTTAT
This genomic window contains:
- a CDS encoding phosphoenolpyruvate carboxykinase (GTP) translates to MATPLEKWVEEQAILTKPDKIYWCDGSEEEARKLIEIGIKEEKIGDTPIFRELNQKSWPNSYYHKSHPTDVARTEHLTFVCHKNKDIAGPNNNWMDPAEAKEMMTQLSDGCMRGKTMYVMPYMMGHPDSPYAKMCVQLTDVSYVAVSMRIMTRMGKQILDKIGNSDKFVKGLHSVGDFDPNKRFIMHFPDEQFVWSIGSGYGGNALLGKKCFSLRIASWQGYKEGWLAEHMVVMGIEDPQGKVTYITAAMPSACGKTNLAMLQSALPGYKIWTLGDDIAWLNVGPDGRLYAINPESGFFGVAPGTSMKTNPNMMRTLKADKYFPTLYTNTAIDIDKNEPWWEGLDGEMPKNMIDWQGKPWDKSLNTKAAHPNSRFTASIYNCPTLSTEADNPHGVPISAIILGGRRAKLIPLVLEAFDWQHGVFLGARTGSETTAAATHKEGQLRRDPMAMIPFCGYNMGDYFNHWLKVGKKLTNPPKIYTVNWFRTDDDGKYIWPGFGDNMRVLKWILDRIDNKVQANETPIGLIPNIKDLDLKGLNIPEEKMEKIFEINKNEWQAELQDVEKFFNQFEGHIPDGIWQEFNKVEKHFRH
- a CDS encoding biotin--[acetyl-CoA-carboxylase] ligase, whose amino-acid sequence is MYSLQSFKELPSTNTYALQNLAKLSDKQVVVADKQTAGRGRFNREWFSDIPGNVYLSIILKPKDTNRFIISALSHFTAIIICRTLEEYKVRANIKWPNDILVKGQKIAGILAESSFSGQQFLGLVMGIGVNLNMPQEFPKRINRSATSLNLLQGKEVNRDFFITSFLNKFFECYDKYCETGFPIIKKEYIKKSSFIGEKVNVKCGEDIKSGIAQSLTDNGELILLTDSGTLEEISVGEIY